The Candidatus Hydrogenedentota bacterium genomic sequence CGTCGCCTCCGGCGAATGGATCGTCCTCATGGACTCCGACATCGTCGTGCCGCCCGACATCTTCCGGCGCATCGAGGAGGTCGAAAAGGGCGCGCACTTCATCGCCCCCGACGGGCGCCGCATGGTCTCCCCCGAGATGACCGCCCGCATCCTGCTGGGCCAGGTGCGCCCCTGGGAGGACTACGCCGCCGCTGTCGCCGCCACGCCCGACTACCGCTACCGCGAGGGTGCGGGTGTGCCCTGCGGCTTCTTCCAGTGCGTCCGCAGAGAGGTCCTCGAAACCCTCCCCTACGAGGAGCTCGACCACTTCGAGGCCTCCGACTGGATCTTCGGCCGCGACGTCATCAACCGCTTCGGCAAAGAGACCCGCCTCGAGGGACTCGACGTCCTCCACCTAGACCACGGCGGCCGCCAGTGGTACGGCACCCACAAACACCGCTGAGGCGGGGACGGCGCGGAGCGAAGGCGATCCGACAAGAGATTGCCACGCCGGCCCGGGGCGGCCGGCTCGCAATGACGTATTAACCGACGGTCCCGCGCCACACAGGCTCTCAACCCGTCATTGCGAGCGCAGCGCGGCAATCTCGTTCTCGCCATCGCCACAGTCTTCCCCCGTCATTGCGAAGGCGCGCAGCGCCTGAAGCAATCCCGTGCCCGCCATCGCCACAGTCTTCCCCCGTCATTGCGAAGGCGCGAAGCGCCTGAAGCAATCCCGTGCCCGCCATCGCCACAGTCTTCCCCCGTCATTGCGAAGGCGCGAAGCGCCTGAAGCAATCCCGTGCCCGCCATCGCTACAATGCCCCGCCCCTCCCGTCCGGCAACTGCCCGCGCCGAGAACAAGTTGCCCGACACCCCCCGGCGTGCCGTACACTCTCTCCGAAACGAGAGGGAGACCCGCCATGCGCCCTGCCCTGTTCCTGCTCCTCGCCGCCATCCTCTGCGCCTTCAACGCCCCCGCCCAGGACGCCCCCGCACCGGCGGCCCCGCCGCAAAGTGCCCCCCCTGTCGCGGCGATCCCTCCTGCTCCGGCGTCACAAGCAGTCCTTGCCTCCCCGCCCGCCGTCCCAAGTCCCCCGGTGCCTGAGGACAAGGAACTCACGCGGCTGGAGGAAAGGATTAACAACCTGGAAGACAAGCGCATTGATGAGGACGACGCGAACGCCACAGTCTTAGAATCATCGCCACTGAACTCACGCGTGGATCAAACTCCGCGCGACCGCACACAACCTTTGAGGATTGGACTGAATGCCGCATATGTGCCGCTTCTACAGACGCTCGTCTGGCCGCTCTTCTTGGCAATCCTCATTGCCGTCTTTCGCAGTCACTTCAGCCGACTCCTTGATGCGTTTCGCAGGCGGATCGAAGAAGGAAGCTCTTTCAAAGCTGGCCCCTTTGAGATTGGTGAGAATCTGAGGTCGTTGGACTACAGACCACCATCCAGCGAGCAACAGCAGACTGCCGTTGCGGAGTCGGCCGGTGAGCAAGAGGATCAGGGTGAATGGGCGCAGAAGCGAACAGGCATCTATCAGCAGAATCGCGGCATTTTCTTGGCACACGTATTGACGCCGCCGAGAAGAGCGCGAGAGGGATACGATATCTACATCTACCTGATCCGGCATGCGAGCAATGAAAGTCACAGGCCTCGGGATTTATCCGATGTGGCGTATGCGGAGTTCTTTCTCGGGCACATGTGGGGAAACAGAGTGTTTCGGGAGACTCCCCATGACGGCATGATTGGAATGTCCACGTATGCTTACAGCCCTTTCCTCTGCATATGCCGGGTTCACCTCAGGGATGGATCCGTTGTGAAGCTGGACCGGTACATCGATTTCGAAATGGGCGACTTCTACAACCGCAAGCACCCGAACAGCGCGCGGGATAACCAGTCCCCCGCAAGCTGCCACCTGGAAGCGGGGCCGTGACGCGCAGGCCACCAGACTGGGCCACCTCCAACGAGCTCGCCCTAACAGATCCATTCTTGGCGGTCCGCTCCGGCTCAGCCTTCGGTTAACCCGAAAAGGAAGCCGTCTTGATACCTTCCAGCATATCTGGTAGGATCGTGGTCGAAGATGGTCGGGAAGCGGTTGGATTGCCGCCCACGCACCGTCATAATTGAGCCAGTCCCTGTCGAAGGAAGGGGATAGCCTCACGGAGGATGCGCAATGTCAGTTTCGAATTTCCTATGGAGTGAAAAGAACGCTTTTCTTGCGTCTCTTCATACTGGAATTGTCCATGGCATGGTTAACACTTGGAAACGTTGTGCCAGCCTCAAAAACAGTCCACAGGAGCCGGATCTTGTTGCTGGTTTGGTTCTTGAGAGCACCCCATTCCTTTATGAAGCGCTCCAGGCCATACTGAAGCCGCACCGCATCGGAGTATCGCTTGCATCCGTCTTCTGCCATCAGAAGCCGGAAGTCGCATTCGATTCATCCGCGAAACCGTGTGAGCTTGGCGATGTGCTCTTTGTATATGTGCATACGCCCAGGCGCGGTCCATGCCGCAGGAACGCCTTGCTCTTCCAGGCAAAGATGTCTTCGAAACAACCATATCCCATTCGAGCTGCCGAGCGTCATCAACTTCAGTTGTATGCAGAGTGGCCCGATTTCAGGTATGCCCGGTCTTCTGGCCTAACAGGCCAGACCCGGAACGTCAATCCAAAGGCTCCGCACGCTGGCGCACAATACCTTCTCATTGACGACAGACCGCCCGATGAGCCCGCAAGTGGACTTCTTGGCTTTCCAGGCACGTATCCTATCGGGTGTTGCATGCCTGACGAGTTTCTGCACGATCATGCTGACTTGGCCTCCGAGCTCTTCCATCTGTTCCTCTTTCGATCCGGCAGGGCGTTTGAAGATCATGGTGCGGCGGGGTGCGCGAACGATTGGTCCCAAGTGGTGTGGGACCTCATCGAGTACGGCATGAAGTACCGTTTCAACCGGGCGAGGTCGGATCGCCAGAACAGTCCTCGCACTTATGCGGCTTCCGCTGACGGACTCTCGTTCTGTCAGACATCACCAAATCGTCGTATTGACACCGTGTCACAGGCAATCGGGCACAGCGATGCATCACGGTTTTTTGAGTCGGGCGGAGATGAGCCCCCTCGACACTCGGACAGACAGACGAATGATGGCGAGCCGAGATCGGGTGTTTCCTTGATTCTTATCGAGACATGGGAACGGCTCAACGAGGAATAGGGTACGTCGGTCCGTTGCCCCATTGAACGTGCTCAGCGAGCTAGACCGCCATGTAGCGCCGCTAGTGGCTGTCAACTGTGCCAGGGCCACGGCGAGAACGGGATGGCCGCGCTGCGCTCGCCATGACCGCGGAAATGCACGTCATTGCGAACGAGCGAAGCGAGTGCGGCAATCTCGTTCCCGCCATCGCCACAGTCTTCCCCCGTCATTGCGAAGGCGCGCAGCGCCTGAAGCAATCTCTTGCCCGCCACCGCCACCTTCCGCCGCCTACAGCACGACAGCCACGGCGTTGCCGGGTTCGCCCGGGCCGCCGTGGTTGAGGGCGTGGACGCGGTATTCGAGCTGGAGGCCGCGGGGTTGATCGGTCAGGGTGATGCGCGGAAGGAGTGAGACGCCGGCGTGGCGCCATTCGCCGAGGGGGCCTCCGGCGGCGTGTTGTTCGCGCCGTTCGATGATGTAGGTGCGCACGCGGCCGCCGTCGCCGGACGGGGGCGCCTTCCAGACGAGGGTGAGGGCGGCGCCGTCCTCCTGGGCGACCGTGAGCCCGCGCGGCTGTCCCGGCGGATCGGCGGCGCGGGACCCGGCCTTGGGCCCCCATCCGATCAGGGCGAGCGTCTTCGGGTCCCCCGCCGTGTCCACCTCGGACTGGCGCAACTGCACCTTGACGAAGGCCTCCAGCCGTTTGAGGGACGCCTTCTTCTCCTTCGTGGCCATCTGCGCAAGGGCCTGGGCCTTGGTCTGGTTGTCCATCCGCGCGTGGAGGTCGTCGAGGCGCGCCTGGAGGCCGGCGGCGTCCGCACGGGGGATCAGGGACGGCTCATCGGCATAGCCCGCGATCATGCCGGCGGCCAGGGAGAGCAGATCGGCCTCCCGTTTCGGGAAATCAGGCATGACAACCCCTCCTTTTCCGGGGAAAACGCCCCGTTTCCAAGGAAAAGATAGCACATCCCCCAAAAAATCGCAAGCA encodes the following:
- a CDS encoding fibronectin type III domain-containing protein — translated: MPDFPKREADLLSLAAGMIAGYADEPSLIPRADAAGLQARLDDLHARMDNQTKAQALAQMATKEKKASLKRLEAFVKVQLRQSEVDTAGDPKTLALIGWGPKAGSRAADPPGQPRGLTVAQEDGAALTLVWKAPPSGDGGRVRTYIIERREQHAAGGPLGEWRHAGVSLLPRITLTDQPRGLQLEYRVHALNHGGPGEPGNAVAVVL